In the Clarias gariepinus isolate MV-2021 ecotype Netherlands chromosome 10, CGAR_prim_01v2, whole genome shotgun sequence genome, ctataactgctttagatgcgagagatctaatatttaacagtcctagcttcagatcagaggtgccggctgcacattcagtctgatccaagtttgtggtctttatgttaattaaattcttaaaacagactttctgagtctttctaaatttgtttttagctcggggaacagacacagtctcaatagagtgaaccctgagtgacgactctatgcagctagcagacggttggtttagcgtaagggatctaatgttgagaagtccaaactttagaggtagacttcgattacttatttgggctttttctggtttaatggttaccagattgtttcggctggatttaacgaatttattcttttttctcactaatcggggaatagacacagtttctatagtacaagctatgtgtgtgcgtctattagtatggtgggttgtattgtggctgatatctaaagaatctgaggtatgacttaccgcaagtcagatggttcgtaatgtcctggagatgttgtcagagaggaccgctgctccagctctgctagggtgcaggccatctgtgcggtagagcctaggacgctcccagaaaacattccagttatcaacaaagggtaatctctgttgttgacaccaagattgtaaccattcattgaaggcaaataatctactgaacctctcgattcctctctgaaatgtcggaagtggtccagatacgacgatctttgtcgtgggtgatgtgctgcggaccttctcaaccaggctcctgaagtccttctttaggatctccgtctgcctcagcctgatgtcgttggtgccagcatggagaaccacagctcgaatgttcttcctcagggccgcaggcacctgtgcagcaacatcaagaacacgtgcaccaggtaaacagcgcgtgtacgccttacctttagctgtggtagcacgcacgtgccggacaatggagtctccgatgaccagcgcgtcgtgtgccgtctcacggagaggagcgaagcggtttcgggttgagatctcgaagacgggtggtggcggaggaggagaggtcctcgcccggggcttggcgcgcgtcttccgctgctgaagtttccaggcctcgtggtatcccggcgccggggtgaaggaaagctgggcaggctgcgttctcggtgcgttggacctgggcagagaagcacgcggagtagaggttgtcggagaattctcatgccgagaatttacctgggacaggtgagcgtcggtccgcgacgattccagcgtggctttccgctgctgtagccgggccagcttcacctgtaggtcgcggatcagcttctccacggcctccatctccaagtccaccgagtgcagctccaatgtctcctcacctgcacacaggggcagagacccaaccgacatggtgtctaaaaatagaaataaccggtgcgaaagagcgtaaacaaacttgtgatagccgggctaacgggctagcgatgctaatgaaaagccggctagaagcggtgtgctgcaaaactattaaaacttatacgatataaacttatacgaaaacgatataacacgccttgtgcttggtgggcttcctccgggtgctccggtttcctcccacagttcaaagacatgcagattaggctatttggcattcccaaattgcccataatgtttaaatgagtgtgtgtgtgtgtatgtgtatgtgtgtgtgtgtgccctgcgatggattggcatactgtccagggtgtaccctacagTGGCTTGTTTtgcaagtctcctgggataggctccaggcctcccttaaccctgtatacaggtttaatgagtgagtaagtatatATATTCCTTTCCTCAAGGATTTTGATAGGAATAATAAGAGtcttaataataattgttatggTCAGTGTATCCAATTTCGGGATGCATACATGACCAGGTTGGTATTCATTTCCTCTCTGAAAGTGtagcttttcattttcattacagGGACACAGGTCAAAGCGGTAGTTTGTAGCAATCACAATAAGAATGGGACGCTGTAGATTGTAAGTAGGTTGTAAAATGCTGAACTTTTCCTTTGAATTTGGGCATTGCCACCActagagagaagaagagaaccaTAATTAGCAATGACTCTAAGATTGTTTCCAGAATGAAAATGTCATTGAAACATGAATGCTTAATCATATtctgaaaaaatataataaaattgcaattaattgttataaaacaaaaatcatacagGCAAAACAGTGGTAAAAGTGTGCTgtaaaaaacagcaacaacataaacaacaacaaaaaaaaaaacgtcaaaaAGGTTAGTTCTGCTTAGGAGTGTAAAATATTGTGGTAGAACAGCTAGAAAAGGAGAGAAACACCAGTGGGAGTGAGACTTCTGAATGCGCTCTTACTCAtcaacacacacagagtgaaagTGGGCATGTTTTTATATCTTGTGGCGACCAAATGTCCAAGGACTAAAATATCTGACAGTTGTGACCTTGTGAGtttgctttgaaaaaaaaaaaaagcacaaattgaAGTCACTAGTGAGGTTGCATGTAAGTGTTGGCATCACAGTAATTTGCTGCATTAAGAAGTTTATTAAGAAAAGTAaaatgggtgagtgagtgagtgagtgatgaatgaataaaaaaaaagtaatctcaGCCACAGCCTGACCAAACAATGCACACAGAAATAGACTGATGAACAGAATGGTGAGATTTCTTTTAATCTACATGATTAGACACAGACAGCAGAAAGAGCGAAAAAGAGATAAAGATATTAAATGGGCTATGAATGAACGTAAATGAAAACAAGCAGCCTTTTTGCCAACACTACAATGCCAAACTAGgatctgaaaaaaacaaaacaaagatgctaaaaaaaaatttcaaaatcCAAATACAAACCCAAAAATGCACGTGAGTCGCACATTGTAGGTGCCATCTGCCATGCTTATTCTTAGCAAGGAGCAGAATGCTAGAAGGGGGTGCAGACCCGAAGCCTAGTGATGCCAAGCTCAATAATCATCTCAGATTCTTGCATAGTTTATTCCTAAAGCCACCCTTTTTCCATTCGCCCGATTTTTTCGCATCTTTATTTAGTTGCGCGATTTTGTGCCAGCGTATTCACAACTAGTTCTCGGTTAAGTAGGCGTCTTCACACACAACAGTACCAGCAATCTGCAGAGGCGAAGAGGCTATGCCAAACATGAACTCTGTCACACGACCCCGATTGGCTGATACTTTGCATGATAATTAGAGCAAGGCCAACTGTTCAAGTGTACAAGCTTGCAAAGTTTTCAACCAATGTGAAGTGGATGGAACATCACTTCATAGTTTACTGTACATTCCTTTGAACTTGTACAATTGATGGAAAAATCCACCCTTAACAATTTGCATAATTAACATGTGATCCTCTATTAAGGCAAAagataagcatttttaaatttcaatCACTGGAATGTTGCAAACCCCAAAGACGCAGTGAACCTCTTGAAATGATTATTATTCAATGTTTTATGAAAGTTAATTTGTGTAAGAAGTAAAGTTACATGCTGCGAATTGCTATTGGCATACTGTGGCTACTAGTTTAGATTTGTTTTCTagtgttttcctttttccaaAATTTTTTAATCCTGAATAAAAAGACACGCCCACTTCCATTTTAAATCTGAACAAAGCGGCACACTGTACGAGGAGTGAGTCAAATCgggacttttgactgtgcagaataacaggacacagttatgagagtaaaaagcTCGTTAAATTTCCCAATGTAATCGtcggctacactaatgcacttactttaggaaaagtgcattagtgtagctggCGCACTGACACACTgtccttccaggaactcctttaatggccttgtggaaatggcttggagcgagggcAGAAGTATACAggggatgtagcaataactcccagctgagttcctcttatgtgcaagtggtgtttgtgaataattgtgtgcacacttcccacagacagatgcatctcttctgcaagttggcaacaagttatccgccgattttcaaggatcaggcgttccacacgctgaatgttgacaagaacGGCTGCAGTGTAccctgagccacctcggccaagATTGTCTGTAAAATTCAAATCTTCTGGAAATTTCAATCGGTTTAAACATTTTGACAATTAACATGTtccatcacatactgtatttttagtaTTAAAAATCCAATTTATCTCCTCCATGAAAACCATTAGATAAAGATTTCTCACTGAAAATGTACTTTTCCTCTCTCGCATACACATATCCACAATAAAGCGAATGCACATTTATCTATAAAAAGCTCTCATGAATGAACATGAGCGTCACTATCACGCCACCATAGCCAAACATTACCATCTGTGGCTAGAAGGAAAGTCAGTgcccgagagagagagagagagagagagagagagagagagagagaaaaagagagagagagaggcagggtGAAACAAAAACCTGGACCTGAATGGATGATTAGATGTTAGAGAGAAACCGACTGAAGTCCTTGACAGCAGAACAAACATGCAAAGAAacataaaagatgaaaacagaAGTGATGCAGAAGTGTAGGAGGGAAGAACAGCACAGAGGGAGACAAAGTGCAGAGTACTTACATGTCTGAAGGAAACACTTCCGGCTGTTATTTATAAATTCTTACATGTACGTGTGAGTGTTGTGGAGGCATGTTCATTAAGAGATGTGTGAACATATATGACTCTTATTCAGTGACTCAAGTTTTCTTGTCGTCTGCcaaccagaacacacacacggcaactcagacacagacaaaaaaacatgcacatatgGCTTTAAAGATATTAAAAAGATATTACAATTATGAATAATATCTTCCTAAGGATGAAGTTAAAGTCTTAGTTAAACGTTTCACCAAAACAGCTTTGATTCACCCTGGCATGGATTCAACAAGTCTCTGGAACTGGATGGAAAAATGAACACCagtcttttaaatgttttagataTTTATCCAGCTGGTGTCTTAATGATGATGGTAGAGAGCTTTGTCTAACACATCTTTTTGAAATATTCTATAAATGTTTACTTCAATTGTGGAATGATGATAGCATTGAGACTTTCGTCATTTTCATCCTTTTTAAACTATTCAATTAGGTTTTATGCACTGTAGATTGGGTTGCGGTCATGCAAAAAGTATATAAACATTAGAACTTTGTATTGATTTACATTGATTTTTCACATGAACTCAAACCATGCCAGAGAAATTCCACCGAGGGGCATAACCAAACAACTTTTCTTTCTCATCCATATATGTGTCTCTACATAAAGTAGatccaataatatattatagttggtgttttattttttatatcatgttttaaatcatgtttgttGGGTGTATTATGTAATGAATATATAACACTTAAGACAGAAGTATAGTTCATACAaaaagtttattagattttcttataTTATTTACATCAATGAGATGACATGATGCACTGTTCTATGTACAGTGATATGTCTCCTTGTAAACAAATaattgaaacaaacaaacaaaaaatgcagcGAAAGGCCAGAACcaatttcaaacacacacaaaaattacaagCTGTTTATATGTGACTGACACGGCAGAACAGAGACTACCACTCCAAAATCTTTAAATGAGTGAAGACACATAGGTGTAGAATCCATTTTTTCATGTCATATTTCTCATTATGGATTATAAACCAAagtatacagaaaaaaagaacgGAAAACAGGTGTGCAAGATCTAGACTTAGACTAGCATTCCTCCGCCAGTTGTTTATGACTAACTTATGACTTTGTGACAATGTGGATGTGTgtatttacagatttttatatGCACTCTTGTGAAGGTTTTATAGCACTCTTTgagaaaaaagttatttttttatttcaccccTCATCAAAACTTTATTACCGGTAAAGTTACTTTATTACTTTCTGTCTAGCGCTATCTAGCTCTCTGTCTGTTTTCATGTCACTGACTGCAGAAGTAGAGTGCCCAGTGTAGTGCTGCAAGATCTCCTGGGAGTTGCAGTCCAGGCAACACTCCTAACTCTGCCTCTAATATGACACTAGGCAGCACTGAATGTTTTTCTAAAAGTGTTTTTTCACACTTAGGTATGTGAGCATctatgtatgtgcatgtgtgcgtgtttgtgtatatatctgtctagtgtaagtgaatgtgtgtgtgccatctTTGCCATTCCTAAGATGTCTGTGGCTGCGATTGTGTGCCTGTCAGCATCAGACCCCATCAAGTTGTCAGGGGCCAAATATGGAAAAAGAGCAAAAGTAGAAAGGAGAATAGATTAATGCATTTCCCTCAGCCAAACAGCAGGTGAAGTGAGAGAGCCAGAATAGAAAAAGAGAGGAGATACAGAAATGAATGCGaggcagaagaagaagaagacgggATTTCTGAGTCGTCGCAATCGAGCTCAAAGCAACGGACTGAGGTTGCATCTTCGTTGCCGTAGTTGGCCCAGTACTCTTCAGGCTCAAGTTTCGGCAAGGCAGCCTCCTCCGGCATCAGCTCATACTTAGATGCTGAAGCTGCAGCTGCTGCTACTGCTGCAGAATGGGCATTCTTCACCGAGGAGAAAGGGAAGGCCTTGGGCAGGTCGGCGTTCTTCTGGTAAACGCCCTTGGCCGAGGCAGCTGGTTTGTTCTTGGAAAACCACCAGCGTGTCTTGGTGCtgaaggtggtggtggtggtgccaGTCAGAGAGCCAGGATCAGGCAGTGGGCAGGTGGCAAAGTCGAGCTCACGAAGAAAGCGCAGGTCCTGGCCCTGGCGTGCCGCAGGCGTAGTGCAGATCAGCTCAGAGCTAGAGACACGTGCATCACGGAACCACTGCCAGAGGGAGCGGGCCTCGCAGCCGCATGCCCAGGGGTTGTCGTTGAGGCGCAGGAATTGCAAGCCCACTGTGTCCCTGAGGGTCTGACCAGGCAGCTCACGGAGTGCGTTGTTGAACAGGTAGAGGATGGTGAGGCGACCCAGGTCACGGAAGGCACGACGGTGCACCTGTCGGATGCGGTTGTCGTGAAGCAGTAGCCGGTCAAGGTTGACCAGGCCACGGAAGGCATTCTCAGAGACGATGCGAAGACGGTTGCCATGCAGAAACAGGTGCGTGAGGTTGACCAGGTCAGAGAACACACCCTCAGGAAGGTGATTCAGCTGGTTCTCCTGCAGATAGAGGAACTGCAAGCTGTAAAGCTTGTGGAACAAATCTCCAGGCAACTCGGTCAGGCCACACCTGTGCATGTGCAAGCTCTGTAGCTTCTCAAGGCCCCGGAATGCACCACCATCCACTTGCTTTAAGGATGGGTTGTCACCAAGATCCAGCTCTTCCAGCACACGCAGACTACTGAAGGCACCCGCCTCAATCCAAGAGATGTTGTTTGAATACAACCAAAGGACCTGAAATGGAGGgaagtaaaattaaaaaggacaatattacagtatatttccacTGACGTAGCAGAAGTTTAACTTAAGTGTCGCAATACAAGAGTCAAATTTACCTGTGTCTCGAAGCCAAAGGAGTCAGCCCTGAGCTCGGTGATGCGGTTGTTCTGCAAGAAGACACGCTGGGAGTCATAGGGGACACCAGCCGGGACAGAGGAGAAGTTCTGAGACTGGCAGCTGACAGTCGTGGGCATGTGGTAGCACACACACAGCCGTGGACATGCTTTCCCTGGGGCAATGTGGCATGCCAACAGCCATAGCACCAGCCATAGAGACAGACCGCCTGGAGAGAGATTGAGGACAACAAGATTATAGGCAATGTAGAACCACTGCTTTCATTTCTTAGGAGAAACAAACTTGACACAGGCACTGATGCTGTGCCAACATACAACCTGCCCTCATCAACATTATGCTAACGGATGATACTGGACTCCTGCAAGTCTTGACACCTCTTAAGGTTTCCCGCGCACATCACGTGCAAATAAGAGACTTCCCGCCAAGTATCCTGAACTGTGTCTAAAGATGTGTGAAACAACAAGGTCGGATTTGCGTCACGCACGTGAAAAAGGAGCGGCTGGCATTAAAGTTTAAGCGCGCGGTTCTTTCGGCTCCGGTGACAGCGCACAATAGCGCGCCGCTTAAAACGGCGCAGCGCGTGCATTATTCATGCCGCGTGCATTCATCTTCAGTGCGCAAAGTTTTCCAATTGCGTAAGCAGTGACCCCTCGGCTCCACGGTTCGGCACACAAACAGAGTGTCCATTGCGCACGAAGGCACGTAAGGTTTGAAAAAGAACATGCATGGTGTGCACCTTGTTCCAAAGAAAGTGTATCagatttctatataaaaaatgcACAGGCTAAA is a window encoding:
- the rtn4rl2b gene encoding reticulon-4 receptor-like 2b; this translates as METRGAARRQRVSRALSFKSGLSLWLVLWLLACHIAPGKACPRLCVCYHMPTTVSCQSQNFSSVPAGVPYDSQRVFLQNNRITELRADSFGFETQVLWLYSNNISWIEAGAFSSLRVLEELDLGDNPSLKQVDGGAFRGLEKLQSLHMHRCGLTELPGDLFHKLYSLQFLYLQENQLNHLPEGVFSDLVNLTHLFLHGNRLRIVSENAFRGLVNLDRLLLHDNRIRQVHRRAFRDLGRLTILYLFNNALRELPGQTLRDTVGLQFLRLNDNPWACGCEARSLWQWFRDARVSSSELICTTPAARQGQDLRFLRELDFATCPLPDPGSLTGTTTTTFSTKTRWWFSKNKPAASAKGVYQKNADLPKAFPFSSVKNAHSAAVAAAAASASKYELMPEEAALPKLEPEEYWANYGNEDATSVRCFELDCDDSEIPSSSSSASHSFLYLLSFSILALSLHLLFG